The genomic interval CGCCGCCGTCGGCATCGGCACGGCGACCGGAGCGCAGACTATCGCGCAGCGCATCCTCCGCCGCCAGGGCCGGGCCCTCGTCAAGCCATTGCTCCACTGTGCCGGCGACGGCGAGGTCGGCGCCGGGGAAGGGACCGACCGAGCGGGCGCAGGCGGCGCGCAACCGCTGCACCACCTCGCGCCTTGCGGCGGCGACGGCGATGCCGGTGGTCGCCATCTGGTCCTCCAGCGCGCCGAGCCAGCCCTCGTCGAAACGGCCGTCGCGCAGCAGCCGGGCGCGTTCACGCAACGCATGCTCATAGCGCGACAGCCGGCCGGCATGGGCGGGGTCGAAGCCGAAGACCAGCCGGTCGAGGAAGCGCCGCCGTCCGCTCGACCCTTCGAGAAACAGGCGGTCCATCTGCGGGGTCAGCCAGACCATGGCGACATGGTCGGCCAGCGCCGTCTGGCCCTTGGCCGGGTGGCCGTCGATGCGGACCAGCCGGCGGTCGCGGTCCGAGGCGCGGTTGCCGTCATGCGGTTCGCGGCCGGTGCCGATCTCCACCGGACCCAGCGGGGTGTCGAGCGTCGCCGCCACCGCCCAGCCCGCGCCGGGGGGCGAGCCCAGCCGTTCCACCTCGGCCAGCCGGGCGCCGCGGATGCCGCGGCCGGGGGCGAGGAAGCTGACGGCCTCCAGCAGATTGGTCTTGCCGGCGCCGTTCGGGCCGATCAGCGCGACGGGACGGCGGTCGGGCTCCAGCCGAGCGGAGTCGTAGCCGCGGAAACGCGTCAGCGTCATCCGCCTGACCGCAAGGGCCGGAGCCAAAGCCTGAGTTGCGGCGGGCACCGGGCTGCCGCCGCTCATCGAAACTGCCGTGTGCTGCAACTGGTCCGTTCCGCCTGGGGCGGGGAGGATCCCCGCAGCCCCATCACACGCGCATCGGCATCAGGACATAGAGCGCGGTGGAGTCGGCGACGTCGCGGATGATGGTCGGCGACGCGGCGTCGGCCAGCGTGAACTGGGCGCCCTCGCCCTCGATCTGCTGCGTGATGTCCAGCAGATAGCGAGAGTTGAAGCCGATTTCCAGGGGGGATTCCTGGTAATTGACCTCCAACTCCTCGGTGGCGCTGCCCGATTCCGGGCTGGTGGCCGACAGGGTCAGGGCACCGCGGACCAGCGACAGCTTCACCGCCCGGCTCTTCTCGGTGGAGATGGTGGCGACGCGGTCGACGGCAGCGGCGAACAGCTTGGCGTCGACTTCCATCACCTTGTCGTTGCCGACCGGGATCACCCGCTCATAGTCCGGGAAGGTGCCGTCGATCAGCTTGGAGGTGACGACGACGCTGTCGAAGCCGAAGCGGATCTTGTTGTCGGACAGCGACAGCTCGATGCGGTCGGCGGCCTCATCGACCAGCTTGCGGATTTCGGTGACGGTCTTTCGTGGAATGATGACGCCGGGGATACCCTCGGCCCCGTCCGGCAGCGGCATCTCGACCCGCGCCAGCCGGTGGCCGTCGGTGGCGACGGCGCGCAGCACCGGCGTTTCCAGGCTGCCCATCTTGCTCTTGGCGGCGTGCAGGTAGATGCCGTTCAGGTAATAGCGCGTCTCCTCGGTGGAGATGGCGAAGCGGGTGCGGTCGATCAGACCGCGCAGGTCGGCGGCGGCGACCGAGAAATTGTGCTTCAGCTCGCCGCTGGACAGCTGTGGGAAGTCCTCCACCGGCAGGCAGGACAGCTTGAACTGCGAGCGGCCGGCGCGCAGCGTCAGGATGGTGCCGTCGCCGCCGATGTCCAGCTCCACCTGGCTGCCGTCGGGCAGCTTGCGGACGATGTCGAACAGGGTGTGGGCCGGGGCGGTGGTCCCGCCGGGGCGGCCGACCGTCGCGGGGACGGTCTCGACGATCTCCAAATCCATGTCGGTGGCGGCCAGCGACAGTTCGCCGTCGCCCGCGCGCAGCAGGACATTCGACAGGATCGGAATGGTGTTCCGCCGCTCGACCACACTCTGCACGTGACCCAGGGAACGGAGAAGGGCGGCGCGTTCGATGGTGATGTTCATGCTGGCGTCGTCTCGGCGGGAGGAGTGACTGGAAAGCGGAACCACCGGGGTTGCAGGCCGTTGTCCGGCCGTCCCGCCCCGAGCGGGCGCGCATCATACCACATCGACGGGTGCGTCGAACCAAATTGTTGCGGCCAAGGCCTTCGGCAGAAGGGGGATTCACGCCTCCGCCCGCCGCCGTCCCTCATGCAGCCGCAGAATGTCGACGAAGTCGGCGCTCTGCCAGTTGCGCGACCGGCTCAGCTCGCGGCGGACGCTTGCGACGAAGGCATCGATCACCGTCCATTCGTCGGCCGTGATCTCCCCGTCCCCGTCCAGATAGCTGTGAACGACCCGGTGCAGACCCTGGCTGACCGGACTGATCCAGCCGTCCACCGTCTCGTCCATCGCCGCCATCAGCCGGCGGATGCGCAGCATGTGCGCCATGCGGTGGGCCGGCCTTTCCTGCGGTTCGGCCTTCATCGCCTGGATGAAGGCGAGGCGCCCGGTCTCCACCGCATAGAGGCGCAGCGACTTCAGCTCCGGGTTGGCGTAGCCGGCGTTGCCAAGATAGCGGCCCCAGCGCCACACCAGCTCCAGCAGCCAGACGATGTCCTCATGGTCGGGAACCGGAGCGTGACGGGCGTTCATCGCCGCCTGCAGCCGGGCGGCCAGCGCCGGCATCACCGTGCCGGTCAACTCGCGGCTGACCGCCGCCAGCTCCGCCCGCAAGGCCGGGCCGGTGGAGCGGCTGGCCAGGAAGCCGGTGCCGGCCAGCGCGGTCAGCGCCCGGTCGAAGCGCTCCACCGCCTCGTGCAGCAGGGCGCGGGTGGGGACAGGGGCGGACAGCACGCCACCGTCCCCAATCTCCCCATTTGAGATGTCCATGTCGCCGAACATGCCGTCCACCACCTCGCGGATGGCGGTGCAGGCTGCCTGGAAATGGCACAGCAGGGCGCGTAGCAGCGGGTGCGACTCGCGCACCGCCGGTCCGCCCGAACCGACATGCTCGCGGACATGACGCAGGAACACGTCGTAGCGGCGCTTGACGTTCAGCCCGTAGAGCGGGGCGAACCAGGCCAGCAGCTGCGACTGGTCGCGGAAAGGCAGACCGAGATCGCGCACCCGGCGGACGAAGCCGACCATCAGCGCCGACTGGCAATCCACTTCCGCCGAGCGCGGGTCACCGGCGCCCTGCATCTCCCCTATCCGCATTTCATCGATGTCGCGGCGCATGCGCTCGGTCAGCGGCACCAGCACCTCGTTGTGCTCCAGCAGGGCGCGGACGAAGCCCAGCAGATCGCCGTCGATCGGCGCCTTGCGGCCGAGATACTGGGTGCGCAGCCTCGCGTCGTGCAGTGCCTCGTCATTGGCCAGCGCCAGGAACCGGTCGGTCAGCTTCCGGTCGGCGGCCATGGCGTAGAGGAAGTCCAGCGCCTCCTTGCGCATCAGCTCCCGCATCACCATCGCGTCAGGGCTGGCCAGAACGGCGTCCAGCATCGCTTCGCGCGACAACTCGTCCAGGCGGCTCTGCACCTCCGCCGCCAGTCCCGGGAAGGCGTAGCGGGTCAGCGCCGCCCAGATGCCACCCATGTCCACCCGCTGGACCAGCGCCGGCACCGACTCGGCCGAACGGTAGAGGATGGGGTCGTCGACCAGGAAGGGCTCGAACAGGCTGGTGAAGAGCCGTCGCGCCTTCATCGGCCTCAAGCGGTTGAAATGATCGACCAGCGCATCGCGCAGATGCCGCGCCCGCTCGCCGTTCGGACTGGGGGTCCCTTCGACCGCGTCCAGCACCGACCGGATGGCGTGCATGGGAATGCGTGCGACGACCTCGTCCATCTGGCGGCGGAAGGCGGCGGCATCCACACCGTCGCCGCCCGGCGATGGGCTTGCGGCTGGAGCGGAGAGGGTGGCCGTCGGCGTGCTGTTCATGCGCACAACACCTCACGGGATGGTCGTCGCCTGGACGCTTATGATCCCGGGAGATTATTAAATATCTTTTGCTAATTCCACGCGAGTCTTCGGCTTTTATTGTGATTATCGGAATATGTCATGGAATTGCTTTGTTACCTTAGCTTTACCTATTGCCCTGATCTTGGCTGGAGCCCCGCAGCCAGTTGGGCCTCCAGCCCGGCGCGATAGTCCGGGTAGGTCAGGGAAACGCCGAGCTGGCGCTTGATGCGGTCGTTCTTCACCCGTCGGCAATCGGCATAGAAGCTGGCGGCCATCGGCGACATTTCCGCCTGATCGAACGGCACCAGCGGCGGCGGCTCCACCCCCAGCAAGCGGCAGGCATACTCCACCACCTCGTGCGACGGGCTGGGCAGATCGTCGGCGACGTTGTAGATGGCGCCCAGCGTCGGCCGCGCCATCGACGCGCGCAGCGTGTTGGCGATGTCGTCGACATGAATGCGGCAGAAGACCTGACCCGGCTTGTCGACCCGCTTGGCGATGCCGTCGCGCACGGAATCGATGGCGCTGCGGCCGGGCCCATAGATTCCGGCGAGCCGGAACAGATGCATCGGCACGCCATACTGGCGGTACAGGTTCAGCCAGCCGCGTTCCGCCTCCACCCTACGCTTCTGCCGCTCGCCGGTCGGCTTCAGCCAGGACGCCTCGCTGACCCACTCGCCGCCGGTGTCACCATAGACGCCGGTCGTCGACAGATAGCCGGCCCAGTCCAGCGTGCGCAGGTCGGCCAGATCGCGGGCATGCTGGTCCAGCACCGGGTCGCCCTTGCCGTCGGGCGGGATGCTGACCAGCAGATGGGTGGTGCCGGCCAGCGCCGCGGCAGCGTCGGCCAGCGGCCGGCCGCGGTCGAACAGGAAGGCTTCGATGCCCTGGGCCTCCAGCTCCGCCTTCTTCTCCTCGCTGCGGCAGGTGGCGGCGACGCGCCATCCCTCGGCGCGCAGCCTGTCGGCGAAGACGCGGGCGCTGTAGCCGAGGCCGAAGACGAACAGGCGGGGATCGGTCATCACGGGCGGTTCCGGTTGGGGCGGGGGCGGCGAACTGTGCAACAGCGGGAACGGGCCTGCGGGCTTGCGCCCCGCCCGGCGATGGCGGAGTGTAAAGGCACCATGACCCGACGCAATCCCTACCTTTCCGCCGCTTCCCTTTCCGCCGCGCTGGCGATGGGGCTTTTCGCAGTCCTTCCGGCCCCCCTGTCGGCGGCCCAGGCCACTGCTCCGGCTGCCACTGCTCCGGCTACCACCGCTCCTGCCGCCGGCGCCTCGTCAGCTCTCGACCGCAATCGCGAGCTTCAGGCCTGCGCCGCCAAGGCGGAGGCCAATCCCGACGGCGCCCGCGCCGACGCCAAACGCTGGCAGGAGCAGGGCGGCGGCGACTCCGCGAAGCTCTGCGAGGCGCTGGCGCTGTTCCATGCCGGCGACTTCAAGGCCGCCGGTACCCAGCTGGAGGCGCTGGTGCCGACACTGGGCAAGGACGATCCCAGGGCCTCCGCCTCGCTGCTCGGCCGCGCCGGCTGGGCGTGGCTGCGCGCCGGCGACCAGGCGCGGGCGGAGCGGCTCTACAGCGCGGCACTCGACAAGACGCCGGGCGACGTCGACCTGCTGATCGACCGCGCCTTCGCCCGGGCGGAGGGGGAGCGCTTCTGGGACGCCATCGCCGATCTGGACGCGGCACTGACGCGCGATCCAAAGCGGGCCGACGCCTATCTTTACCGGGCGAGCGCCCACAAGGCGCTGTCCAACTACCGGCAGGCGTTGGCCGACATCGACTCCGCGCTGGAACTCAAGCCCGGCGATCCGGAGGCGATCCTGCTGCGCGGCAACGTCAAGGCGCTGGGCGGCAATCTGGTGGCTGCGCGTGATGACTGGTCGCTGGCCCGCCGCGTCGCCCCCGACAGCGAATGGGGCCGCGCCGCCGCCGACAACCTCGCCCGCACGGCGGAAGTGGCAGGGGCGACAGGTAAGGATAAGGCGGAGAAGAAGGTGCAGTGAGGGGCTGACGTCGTCTCAAATCATCATCCCCAACGAAAAAGCCCCGCCATGGTGACCACGGGCGGGGCTTTTCCTTACCTGGACCTGTCGGACCGCTTACAGCGCCGATTCGACCCACTGGAACAGCGCGCCCTTGGGCAGGGCGCCGATCTTGGTGGCGGCGACGCTGCCGCCCTTGAACAGCATTAGCGTCGGGATGCCGCGCACGCCGTACTTGTTCGGGGTGCCGGGGTTCTCGTCGATGTTCAGCTTGGCAACGGTGACCTTGCCGTCATACTCGCCGGCCAGCTCGTCGAGCGCCGGGGCGATCATCTTGCAGGGGCCGCACCATTCCGCCCAGAAATCGACCAGGACCGGGCCGTCGGCCTTCAGGACGTCCTGCTCGAAGCTGTCGTCGGTAACCTTGATGGTGGTGCTCATGTGACCTCGTGCTGGATTCGGAAGCGCCGCGGACCGGTTGTGAAAGGCCGGCGGCCATCGCCCCGTCAGTGGAATTGAGCAAAATGTAGGGCGGAGGCGCCCGGCCGGTCAAGTCACCCCATCTTTCGGGTGATCCGCCGGCCGCTGCTCATCCAACCCTTGGTGCCAGTCCGGCAGCCGCCGCGTCCAGCACCGACGGCGGCAGCTCCATGGTGTAGGGGCCGTCGGTCCACAGCAGCACGCAGCGCACCCGCCGCCCCGGATAGACCGCGCGCAACGCCTCGCGGTAGGCCACCATCTGGCGCCGGTAAACCATTGGCACGTCTTCCAGATCCCGCGGCGGCGGCCTGTTGGTCTTGTAGTCGACGATCCACACCGTATCGCCGGCCAGCGCCAGCCGGTCGATGCGGCCGGCCAATGCCCGGCTGCCGTCGCCCAGTGCCACCACGCCGACCAGCGGCACCTCCGCCCGCGAGTCCGGGCCGAACAGATGCGCGAACTCCGCATGGCTCAGCACCGCCAGCGTCTCCCGCGCGATGGCGTCCTGCTGTTCCGGCGTCAGCTTGTGCGCCGGGCGGGCGAGGAAGCGGCGGCAGGCGGCTTCCCGCGCCGCCTCGGCAAGGTTGGGCAGCGTCTGCAACAACCGGTGGACCAGCAAGCCGCGGCGGAAGCGCTGGCCGTCATCGGTGCCCAGTGGCGAGCGCACCGCCGGTTCCTCGCCGTCCGGCCGGGATGGCGTGAGCGGGCGCGACGGCTCCGGCTCGCCCGGCGGCGGCTCGGCGATCCAGGGCGGCGGCGGCTCGGTGGCGGTGCTCTCCTCCTCCTCGACATGGCGGGGCACCACGGCGGTCTGGGCGCCGACCAGCCGCCAGCCCTCTCCCGCCCAGCCGTCGGGGCAGAGGCCGGTGAAGTCGAAGGGGTGCGGCACGCCGTTGTCGCGCATCGCCTCCTCGACCAGCCGGTACCAGCACTCGTCGGACGGCTCGCGCTTGCCCTGGTGGCCGCAGATGTAGAGCCGGTCCTCCGCCCGCGTCAGCGCGACATAGAGCAGCCGGCGGTATTCCTGGTCGCGCCGCCGGTTGGCCCGTGCCCGCGCTTCGGCGCACAGCCCGTCCTCCTGGGACCGGCGGGCGGCGAACAGCG from Azospirillum sp. TSH100 carries:
- the dnaN gene encoding DNA polymerase III subunit beta; translated protein: MNITIERAALLRSLGHVQSVVERRNTIPILSNVLLRAGDGELSLAATDMDLEIVETVPATVGRPGGTTAPAHTLFDIVRKLPDGSQVELDIGGDGTILTLRAGRSQFKLSCLPVEDFPQLSSGELKHNFSVAAADLRGLIDRTRFAISTEETRYYLNGIYLHAAKSKMGSLETPVLRAVATDGHRLARVEMPLPDGAEGIPGVIIPRKTVTEIRKLVDEAADRIELSLSDNKIRFGFDSVVVTSKLIDGTFPDYERVIPVGNDKVMEVDAKLFAAAVDRVATISTEKSRAVKLSLVRGALTLSATSPESGSATEELEVNYQESPLEIGFNSRYLLDITQQIEGEGAQFTLADAASPTIIRDVADSTALYVLMPMRV
- the recF gene encoding DNA replication/repair protein RecF, producing the protein MSGGSPVPAATQALAPALAVRRMTLTRFRGYDSARLEPDRRPVALIGPNGAGKTNLLEAVSFLAPGRGIRGARLAEVERLGSPPGAGWAVAATLDTPLGPVEIGTGREPHDGNRASDRDRRLVRIDGHPAKGQTALADHVAMVWLTPQMDRLFLEGSSGRRRFLDRLVFGFDPAHAGRLSRYEHALRERARLLRDGRFDEGWLGALEDQMATTGIAVAAARREVVQRLRAACARSVGPFPGADLAVAGTVEQWLDEGPALAAEDALRDSLRSGRRADADGGGALAGPHKSDLAVRHAPKDMPAGLCSTGEQKALLIAIVLANARLLAAERGAAPILLLDEVAAHLDPDRRAALFGEILALGAQAWMTGTDEGVFDPLGEDARRFHIEDAHIRPG
- a CDS encoding SDR family oxidoreductase, translating into MTDPRLFVFGLGYSARVFADRLRAEGWRVAATCRSEEKKAELEAQGIEAFLFDRGRPLADAAAALAGTTHLLVSIPPDGKGDPVLDQHARDLADLRTLDWAGYLSTTGVYGDTGGEWVSEASWLKPTGERQKRRVEAERGWLNLYRQYGVPMHLFRLAGIYGPGRSAIDSVRDGIAKRVDKPGQVFCRIHVDDIANTLRASMARPTLGAIYNVADDLPSPSHEVVEYACRLLGVEPPPLVPFDQAEMSPMAASFYADCRRVKNDRIKRQLGVSLTYPDYRAGLEAQLAAGLQPRSGQ
- the trxA gene encoding thioredoxin TrxA, with amino-acid sequence MSTTIKVTDDSFEQDVLKADGPVLVDFWAEWCGPCKMIAPALDELAGEYDGKVTVAKLNIDENPGTPNKYGVRGIPTLMLFKGGSVAATKIGALPKGALFQWVESAL